The Helianthus annuus cultivar XRQ/B chromosome 16, HanXRQr2.0-SUNRISE, whole genome shotgun sequence genome includes a window with the following:
- the LOC110920356 gene encoding uncharacterized protein LOC110920356 has product MESNTLWAKVIESLHGSDRKVEAFPFKKSRSGVWKNIGEIGKDFSKRNININTSLCSKVGRGDKTLFWVDTWYGSEPLRTQFPCLYQLSTRKRAKVQEVYKIVNGGILWDWTWSRAPSSGEEKAEMESLKQNLQKYDLSVNEDVWVWKQSEKEDFSVKNVRLSLDRIIDINSEPNQFYWNKWATAKSTAFVWRAIDEKIPSAVALANRGMEISDTSCKLCGEDNEDAVHILMKCNFARRVWDGVETWTGLPMTNDVNNVKDLLKRILDSNRSQCKRKFLHAIAIQTMWLLWKNRNDKIFSGRRRTVQMLIEEIKDTSFLGVKQRSKHRSITKQQWWEFSFNL; this is encoded by the coding sequence ATGGAATCAAATACTCTATGGGCAAAAGTCATAGAATCGTTACATGGAAGCGACAGAAAAGTGGAAGCGTTTCCATTCAAGAAATCTAGATCAGGTGTGTGGAAAAACATTGGGGAAATTGGGAAAGATTTCAGCAAAAGAAATATAAACATTAACACTAGTTTATGTAGCAAAGTGGGAAGGGGGGACAAGACTTTATTTTGGGTAGATACGTGGTATGGCAGTGAACCGTTGAGGACGCAATTCCCGTGTTTGTATCAGTTATCTACTAGGAAAAGAGCAAAGGTACAAGAGGTATATAAGATTGTGAATGGGGGGATTTTATGGGATTGGACGTGGAGTAGAGCTCCGAGTAGCGGTGAGGAAAAGGCCGAAATGGAATCATTGAAGCAGAACCTTCAGAAATATGATTTATCTGTTAACGAAGACGTGTGGGTATGGAAGCAGTCCGAAAAGGAAGATTTTAGCGTGAAAAATGTGAGGTTATCTTTGGACCGTATTATTGACATAAATTCAGAACCAAATCAGTTTTATTGGAACAAATGGGCAACAGCTAAAAGTACAGCTTTCGTGTGGCGAGCAATCGACGAAAAGATCCCATCAGCCGTTGCTTTGGCAAACAGAGGTATGGAGATATCGGATACAAGCTGCAAATTATGCGGTGAAGACAATGAAGACGCTGTGCACATTCTGATGAAATGCAATTTTGCTAGGAGGGTTTGGGATGGGGTCGAAACGTGGACAGGATTACCAATGACAAATGATGTTAACAATGTGAAAGACTTGCTGAAAAGGATTTTAGATAGTAACAGAAGTCAATGCAAAAGGAAGTTTCTACATGCAATTGCAATACAAACCATGTGGCTCTTATGGAAGAATAGAAACGATAAAATCTTTTCGGGGAGAAGACGCACGGTCCAAATGCTCATTGAGGAAATAAAAGACACATCCTTTCTAGGAGTAAAACAAAGATCAAAACATAGATCCATTACAAAACAACAATGGTGGGAGTTTAGCTTTAATCTGTAG